From a single Paenibacillus sp. FSL R5-0345 genomic region:
- the trhA gene encoding PAQR family membrane homeostasis protein TrhA, which yields MANTHTYSRREEVANAITHGIGTVLSVAALVLLVVFASLKGTTWHVVSFSIYGTTMLLLYLNSTLVHSLKEGKAKDLFEFFDHSAIYLFIAGTYTPFLLVAIRGTLGWSLFGVIWGIAVFGVFFKAFFVKKFLFMSTIFYIAMGWLIVIAWNPLSAVVADGGMILLMAGGVLYTLGTVFYVWRGFPYHHAIWHVFVLAGSVTHFFAVLIYVLPIQ from the coding sequence ATGGCAAATACTCACACCTACAGCCGGCGAGAAGAAGTCGCGAATGCGATAACGCACGGGATCGGAACAGTATTAAGCGTGGCTGCACTTGTCCTGCTTGTTGTTTTTGCAAGTCTAAAAGGAACGACATGGCATGTGGTCAGCTTCTCCATTTATGGAACGACAATGCTGCTTCTATATCTAAATTCAACACTAGTGCATAGTCTCAAAGAGGGTAAGGCGAAGGATTTGTTCGAATTTTTCGATCATTCCGCTATTTATCTGTTTATTGCAGGCACGTATACACCCTTTTTGTTAGTCGCCATTCGGGGTACGCTTGGTTGGAGCTTATTCGGAGTTATTTGGGGGATCGCAGTGTTTGGCGTTTTCTTCAAAGCATTTTTTGTGAAGAAGTTTCTGTTCATGTCTACCATATTCTACATCGCGATGGGGTGGCTGATTGTAATCGCCTGGAACCCTCTTTCGGCTGTTGTAGCAGACGGTGGTATGATCCTGCTGATGGCTGGTGGGGTGCTCTATACATTAGGTACGGTGTTTTATGTGTGGAGAGGGTTTCCGTACCATCATGCGATTTGGCATGTATTTGTCCTTGCAGGTAGTGTCACACACTTCTTCGCCGTATTGATTTATGTACTGCCGATCCAATAA
- a CDS encoding carboxypeptidase M32, with translation MEQQVKEQWEKFSELLSKISGYSEAIELLHWDLRTGAPRKGVEVRSGTIGMLSGELFRLGISEEMGDFTAFFTRPEVITQLSHDQKKIVTDCRKEYERSKSIPSKRFEEYAVLSAHSQTIWEEAKENDDFATFEPYLSKIVALKQEFIDYWGVKGTRYDTLLDMYEPDLTVEKVDEVFSRLRSRLVPLVEAIAASPNKPDTSFLQQIFPKEQQEKFGNFILEQMGYDFDAGRLDESVHPFATGLNPGDVRITTAYLLDNVTSAIFSSLHEGGHALYEQNISKDFVGTPLAQGASMGIHESQSRLWENMIGRSRAFWQRYYGDLQQQFPEQLANVDLEDFYRAINSVENSFIRIEADELTYNLHIIVRYEIEKLIFNEGLSVKDLPQVWNAKYQEYLGITPPSNALGVLQDVHWSGGDFGYFASYSLGNMYAAQILNTLRKELPEFDELIAAGNLLPIKEWLTEKIYRFGNSLTPSQIIEQVTGEPLSPDYLADYLEAKYTEIYKL, from the coding sequence ATGGAACAGCAAGTGAAGGAACAGTGGGAGAAATTTAGCGAGTTATTATCAAAAATAAGTGGATATTCAGAGGCCATAGAATTACTTCATTGGGATTTGCGCACCGGTGCGCCGCGTAAGGGAGTAGAGGTTCGTTCGGGTACGATAGGGATGCTGAGTGGAGAATTGTTCAGACTCGGAATTTCGGAGGAAATGGGAGATTTTACAGCATTTTTTACCCGTCCTGAAGTGATTACCCAGCTATCACATGATCAGAAGAAGATCGTTACCGATTGCCGTAAAGAATATGAGCGCAGCAAGAGCATCCCTTCCAAAAGATTTGAGGAGTATGCTGTTCTGTCCGCACATTCCCAAACGATCTGGGAAGAAGCTAAGGAAAACGATGATTTTGCCACTTTTGAGCCTTACCTAAGCAAGATAGTTGCTCTGAAACAAGAATTTATCGATTATTGGGGTGTAAAAGGAACGCGGTACGATACGCTTCTGGATATGTATGAGCCCGATCTTACGGTAGAAAAAGTGGATGAAGTATTCAGCCGGCTGCGTAGCCGTTTGGTTCCACTCGTAGAAGCTATCGCAGCTTCGCCTAATAAGCCGGACACAAGCTTCTTACAGCAGATCTTCCCTAAAGAGCAGCAGGAAAAGTTCGGCAACTTTATTTTAGAGCAAATGGGCTACGATTTTGACGCAGGTCGTTTAGATGAGAGTGTGCATCCTTTTGCTACAGGATTGAATCCAGGCGACGTTCGTATTACGACCGCTTACCTGCTTGATAATGTGACTAGCGCCATATTCAGCTCACTACATGAAGGTGGACATGCGCTTTATGAGCAAAATATCAGCAAGGATTTTGTTGGAACACCACTGGCACAAGGTGCATCGATGGGGATTCATGAATCTCAGTCGAGACTATGGGAGAACATGATCGGACGCAGCCGGGCCTTCTGGCAACGTTATTACGGGGATCTTCAACAACAATTCCCAGAGCAGCTTGCAAATGTGGATTTGGAAGATTTCTACCGGGCGATCAATAGCGTGGAGAACTCATTTATCCGGATCGAAGCAGATGAGCTTACATACAATCTGCACATTATCGTGCGTTATGAGATCGAGAAGCTTATTTTTAATGAAGGACTTTCTGTAAAAGACTTGCCTCAAGTATGGAATGCTAAGTATCAAGAGTATCTAGGTATTACTCCACCTTCTAACGCACTTGGTGTGCTGCAAGATGTCCATTGGTCTGGTGGGGATTTCGGATACTTCGCTTCCTACTCCTTAGGTAATATGTACGCTGCACAAATTTTGAATACACTTCGCAAAGAGTTACCGGAGTTTGATGAATTGATTGCAGCAGGAAACCTGCTCCCTATTAAAGAATGGCTAACGGAAAAGATCTATCGTTTCGGAAATAGCTTAACGCCATCCCAAATCATTGAACAAGTAACAGGTGAACCGCTAAGTCCGGATTATTTGGCTGATTATTTAGAAGCGAAGTATACGGAGATTTACAAACTGTAA
- a CDS encoding iron-sulfur cluster biosynthesis family protein, with the protein MMIQVTPLAERKLKERLEDRPGFFKLFYDTEGCGCDGINVLLIVSEMEDGDSRIENDSLPFIVSRQQEIFYEDKMRLDAEERFSSFKLDSDSQIYGKNILVRDMRNVSTIQ; encoded by the coding sequence ATGATGATTCAAGTTACACCTCTCGCAGAAAGGAAGTTAAAGGAAAGGCTTGAAGATCGGCCAGGATTTTTCAAGCTCTTTTATGATACGGAAGGCTGCGGGTGTGACGGAATTAATGTATTACTAATTGTTTCAGAAATGGAGGACGGCGATTCTAGGATTGAAAATGATTCCCTTCCCTTTATCGTAAGCCGCCAGCAAGAAATTTTTTATGAAGACAAGATGCGTCTAGATGCCGAGGAACGATTCTCTTCCTTTAAGCTAGACAGTGATTCACAGATTTACGGAAAAAATATCCTGGTCAGAGATATGCGTAATGTAAGTACAATTCAGTAA
- a CDS encoding beta-class carbonic anhydrase, whose amino-acid sequence MSHVSDIINFNKSFVENKEYEAYLTSRYPDKKMLIITCMDTRLVELLPKAMNFKNGDVKIIKNAGAVISQPFGSVMRSVMVALYELDAEEVIVVGHYECGMASLNADHMINSIKERGVSEEVLNTLENSGIKLTKWLRGFDNIEQGVIQTVDLIKRHPLLPSDVPVHGMIIDPATGALELVADGYK is encoded by the coding sequence ATGAGCCATGTATCCGATATTATTAACTTTAATAAGAGTTTTGTAGAGAATAAAGAGTATGAAGCATATTTAACTAGTCGTTATCCAGATAAAAAAATGTTGATTATCACTTGTATGGATACCCGTCTGGTTGAACTATTACCAAAAGCTATGAACTTTAAGAACGGTGATGTCAAAATCATCAAAAATGCCGGAGCGGTTATTTCTCAACCTTTTGGTAGTGTTATGCGTAGTGTAATGGTTGCACTGTATGAGCTTGATGCTGAAGAAGTTATTGTCGTTGGACACTATGAATGTGGTATGGCTTCCCTCAACGCAGACCATATGATCAATTCCATTAAAGAACGTGGAGTATCCGAAGAGGTGCTGAACACGCTGGAGAATTCCGGAATCAAGCTAACCAAATGGCTCCGCGGTTTTGACAACATAGAACAAGGGGTCATTCAGACCGTAGACTTGATTAAACGTCATCCACTGCTTCCTTCTGATGTACCTGTTCATGGCATGATCATTGATCCCGCCACTGGAGCGCTTGAGCTAGTCGCTGACGGGTATAAATGA
- a CDS encoding YxcD family protein, whose amino-acid sequence MVLSMDEIINALCLHMAERKAVRPEDVQVELSWEEDTGYSAEVWVQGRSQYLVESNMIEAILRYMLSEYGIRAYREDVRLDLDEEITAIVTTQN is encoded by the coding sequence ATGGTTCTAAGCATGGATGAGATTATCAACGCCCTATGTTTACACATGGCTGAACGTAAAGCGGTTCGCCCTGAAGATGTTCAGGTAGAACTGAGCTGGGAAGAAGACACTGGCTACTCTGCTGAGGTTTGGGTACAGGGACGTAGTCAATATCTAGTGGAGTCCAACATGATCGAGGCGATCCTGCGTTACATGCTTAGCGAATATGGCATTCGTGCCTATCGCGAAGATGTAAGGCTAGACCTGGATGAGGAAATCACCGCGATTGTAACTACACAGAACTAA
- a CDS encoding S66 family peptidase: MIRYPILNKNATVGVTAPSSGVGAQNAELIKLATSRLESKGFEVICGETVWTQEKAKSAPAKVRAQEFNEMMGSEHIDIIIPPWGGELLIEILEFIDFDTMKNKWILGYSDISVLLLAVTLRTGIATAHGTNLVDLRGEYSDDTTAMWEAVLTTQVGDSIVQRSSDKYQGEWQHDAPTPYVFHLTEVTSWKTVTSVPVTMKGRLLGGCIDVIRHLIGTPFGNLRHFQEKMINNEPILWYLENCELNTVDVRRSLVQMKLAGWFENCSGIMFGRSPANRPVENYTAEDIYAELSEELQVPIVYDIDCGHIPPQITLINGAYAEVDVANGVGTVKQFFYE; this comes from the coding sequence ATGATTAGATATCCTATTTTGAACAAGAATGCGACAGTAGGGGTAACAGCACCTTCATCTGGTGTAGGCGCTCAAAATGCGGAGTTAATTAAGTTGGCTACAAGTCGTTTGGAGTCTAAAGGATTTGAAGTGATTTGTGGGGAGACTGTATGGACGCAAGAGAAGGCCAAGTCCGCACCCGCTAAAGTTCGTGCTCAGGAGTTTAACGAGATGATGGGCAGTGAGCATATTGATATAATTATTCCGCCTTGGGGCGGGGAGTTGTTGATTGAGATTCTTGAATTTATTGATTTTGATACCATGAAGAATAAGTGGATCTTAGGGTATTCGGACATTAGTGTGCTGCTCCTTGCAGTTACGTTAAGAACAGGGATTGCAACGGCTCATGGGACAAACCTTGTTGATTTAAGAGGGGAGTATTCGGATGATACCACAGCGATGTGGGAAGCGGTACTTACGACGCAAGTAGGCGATTCTATTGTCCAGCGTTCATCCGATAAATATCAAGGGGAATGGCAGCATGATGCTCCAACGCCTTATGTATTCCACTTGACAGAAGTTACCAGTTGGAAGACTGTAACATCTGTCCCTGTAACTATGAAAGGGCGTCTACTAGGGGGCTGCATAGATGTAATTAGGCATCTGATAGGCACACCATTTGGCAATCTGCGGCATTTTCAAGAAAAAATGATTAACAATGAACCAATCCTATGGTACTTAGAGAATTGCGAACTGAATACGGTTGATGTACGCAGGTCATTAGTTCAGATGAAGCTGGCAGGTTGGTTCGAGAATTGTTCTGGCATTATGTTTGGCAGAAGTCCTGCTAATCGGCCAGTAGAGAACTATACGGCCGAAGACATCTACGCTGAGCTTTCTGAAGAGCTTCAAGTGCCCATAGTGTATGATATTGATTGTGGTCATATTCCACCGCAAATTACGCTGATTAACGGAGCGTACGCTGAAGTTGATGTGGCGAACGGAGTAGGAACGGTAAAGCAATTTTTCTATGAATAG
- a CDS encoding Asp23/Gls24 family envelope stress response protein, translating to MNEGTEQGLIHISDDVVTSIVGQVVLETPGIAGMSGSNISDNWAKRLGGKNVKKGLSVEVKEVDVAIDLRVIVNYGCVIQEVCYMLQKNVRNAVENMMGLSLVSVNVKVEKVALPV from the coding sequence ATGAATGAAGGAACGGAGCAAGGATTAATTCATATCTCAGATGATGTAGTCACATCGATCGTTGGACAGGTGGTTCTGGAAACGCCAGGTATCGCTGGAATGTCAGGAAGCAATATTTCGGACAACTGGGCCAAACGTTTGGGCGGTAAAAATGTGAAAAAAGGATTGTCTGTAGAAGTAAAAGAAGTAGACGTTGCCATCGACCTGCGGGTTATTGTTAATTACGGATGTGTAATTCAAGAGGTCTGTTATATGTTGCAGAAAAATGTACGAAATGCAGTGGAAAATATGATGGGTCTGTCCCTTGTCTCGGTAAATGTGAAAGTTGAGAAAGTAGCCCTCCCAGTATAA
- a CDS encoding AI-2E family transporter — MAKLNTFIRVCIAILLVLGIVFLGSQVNFIFSPILSLFNVIIVPLMLAGFFYYLLRPLINTLERYKLNRSVAIIIVYVVIALLLFGFSIGVWPSLRTQLINFVDNMPNLIAAVNQQLLRLEDSGFLASIIPADMDLASQLTEYLNKGFNLISNYVTGLFSFVSNFAIILFTFPIMLFYMLKEGGKFGRKIVSFFPKKYRGEGTSMMSEIDSALSGFIVGRVLVNLALGVLMYIGFLIIGLQYALLLTVIAVVMNFVPFIGAILSSIPIFIIGFIQSPSIAVWSIIIVLVAQQIQDNLIAPYIFGKKLDIHPLTTIILVLVGGDIGGIIAILLIIPLYMIVKILLTKVYNLFVKNHRAEVEVEVEESL; from the coding sequence ATGGCTAAACTGAACACATTCATTCGAGTTTGTATAGCGATCCTTTTGGTGTTAGGCATCGTATTTTTAGGCTCGCAAGTTAATTTTATTTTCAGTCCAATCTTGTCTTTGTTCAATGTTATTATCGTGCCCTTAATGTTGGCAGGATTTTTCTATTATTTACTCCGACCTCTAATCAATACTTTGGAGAGATATAAACTTAATCGCTCTGTTGCGATCATCATCGTATATGTGGTCATTGCATTGCTTTTGTTTGGTTTTAGTATTGGTGTATGGCCTTCACTTCGAACACAGCTCATTAATTTTGTCGATAATATGCCAAATCTGATCGCAGCCGTGAATCAGCAGCTATTGAGGCTCGAGGACAGTGGATTTTTGGCTTCTATTATCCCAGCAGATATGGACCTTGCTTCCCAATTGACTGAATATTTGAATAAAGGATTTAATCTGATTTCGAATTACGTTACGGGTCTATTCTCCTTTGTTTCAAATTTCGCGATTATTTTATTTACCTTTCCTATCATGTTGTTTTACATGCTTAAGGAAGGTGGGAAATTTGGTCGTAAGATTGTAAGTTTCTTTCCAAAGAAGTATCGTGGAGAAGGGACTTCAATGATGAGTGAAATTGACAGTGCGTTAAGTGGATTCATCGTTGGGCGGGTATTAGTCAATCTGGCGCTTGGTGTTCTGATGTATATTGGTTTCCTTATTATTGGACTACAGTATGCATTGTTGCTGACAGTGATTGCCGTAGTGATGAATTTTGTACCTTTCATTGGTGCAATTCTCTCCAGTATCCCAATCTTTATTATAGGATTCATCCAATCGCCGTCCATTGCAGTATGGTCCATCATCATCGTTCTTGTAGCTCAGCAAATTCAGGATAATCTGATCGCTCCCTACATTTTTGGGAAAAAGCTTGATATTCATCCGCTGACAACGATCATCTTAGTGTTGGTTGGTGGAGATATAGGCGGGATTATTGCGATATTGCTGATTATTCCACTGTATATGATTGTGAAAATCCTCTTGACCAAAGTGTATAATTTGTTTGTTAAGAACCACAGGGCTGAGGTAGAAGTAGAGGTAGAGGAGAGCCTTTAA
- a CDS encoding sensor histidine kinase yields MKRLWSNRDQRPLQSSLTLDFLLFICILFFLVIVYYLFINLDVTHMFEKNKIADPDLKVEASAYRDNLEHGIETKRLLRSSGWIEVLDQDKMVIEVVGEKKDNVTQYTDDQLLKSLENGEDQEYYYSLATRSTQNESEWLLLKVPREVIDISINSDPLVAYFNHSISYYVFFGVGMVLMLIIVYSYWVARRIRKPLRIITLGLKQMIEGNYDTRISLYAEKEFSQIGETFNYMADVIEKTTKEKRQAEESKKRMMVDLSHDLKTPITSIQGFAQALVEGRGEDEERQKRYLTYIYNKSSQVTKLIQNMVELLKIDSPDFLLRMERQELGEFIREIVADSYGEIEQKNFILQLNVPEQEVFASFDAELLSSVVHNLISNALTYNPPGTHLRVEVIPAESEVAIEIADTGVGIPEELWSTLFDPFVRGDKARSTTGGTGLGLSIAMKNTEKMGGTLHLSRGKKEPTVFTIRIPK; encoded by the coding sequence TTGAAGCGCCTATGGAGCAATAGAGATCAACGACCTTTACAATCATCGCTAACGCTGGATTTTTTGTTGTTCATCTGCATTTTGTTTTTTCTTGTGATTGTTTATTATTTGTTCATTAATCTTGATGTGACCCATATGTTCGAAAAAAATAAAATCGCTGATCCAGATTTAAAGGTTGAAGCAAGTGCCTACCGAGATAATCTGGAGCATGGGATAGAAACCAAACGCCTTCTGCGTAGCAGTGGATGGATAGAGGTCTTGGATCAAGACAAGATGGTTATTGAGGTTGTTGGGGAGAAGAAAGATAATGTAACACAATATACCGATGACCAGCTCTTGAAAAGTCTGGAAAACGGAGAAGACCAGGAGTACTACTACTCATTGGCTACACGTAGTACTCAGAATGAATCAGAATGGCTGCTTCTAAAGGTTCCTAGAGAAGTGATTGATATTTCAATTAATAGTGACCCACTGGTTGCTTACTTCAACCACTCTATTTCATACTATGTCTTTTTTGGAGTCGGCATGGTTCTCATGCTTATTATCGTGTATAGCTATTGGGTGGCACGAAGAATCAGGAAGCCGCTGCGGATCATTACGCTTGGTTTGAAGCAGATGATTGAAGGGAACTATGATACTCGTATCTCGTTATATGCAGAGAAAGAATTTTCTCAAATTGGGGAGACTTTTAATTATATGGCGGACGTAATTGAGAAGACGACCAAAGAGAAACGCCAAGCAGAGGAAAGTAAGAAACGTATGATGGTCGATCTTTCCCATGATCTGAAGACGCCTATTACGAGTATACAGGGTTTTGCACAGGCATTGGTTGAGGGTCGTGGTGAGGATGAAGAACGCCAAAAACGGTATTTAACCTATATCTATAATAAATCCTCGCAAGTGACTAAGCTGATTCAAAATATGGTGGAGCTGCTCAAAATAGATTCCCCGGATTTTTTGTTACGTATGGAACGTCAAGAACTGGGTGAATTTATTCGTGAAATCGTTGCAGACTCTTATGGTGAGATAGAACAAAAGAACTTTATCCTGCAGCTGAATGTTCCGGAACAGGAAGTATTCGCAAGCTTTGATGCGGAGCTGCTCTCGAGTGTAGTTCATAATTTGATCTCCAATGCTTTGACCTATAATCCGCCAGGCACTCATTTACGCGTGGAGGTTATACCCGCAGAGAGTGAGGTTGCTATTGAAATTGCAGATACCGGAGTAGGCATTCCTGAAGAGCTTTGGTCAACGCTTTTTGATCCGTTTGTTCGTGGAGATAAAGCGCGGTCAACTACAGGTGGAACGGGACTTGGCTTATCCATTGCTATGAAAAATACAGAGAAAATGGGTGGCACGCTTCATCTCAGTCGCGGAAAGAAGGAACCAACGGTATTCACCATACGTATTCCCAAATAG
- a CDS encoding response regulator transcription factor codes for MYTILIADDEAEIVELLRLYLEKEYNIVEANSGTEALMQVQNHKIDLAILDIMMPGLDGLQLLKKIREVHHFPVLFLSAKSEHYDKILGLELGADDYISKPFNPLEIVARAGALLRRVHHFDAQIIEEKAAEQIVLGELRLDQSQCLLYRSGEPVVLTSTEYKILELMMKQPGRVFTRKKIYEAVWEDFYVYEDNSIMVHISNIREKIEQDSKKPVYLKTIRGLGYKIEAPMEQ; via the coding sequence ATGTATACAATTCTGATCGCAGATGATGAAGCAGAAATTGTAGAATTGTTGAGATTATATTTAGAGAAAGAGTACAACATTGTGGAAGCGAACAGTGGTACCGAAGCGTTAATGCAAGTTCAGAACCATAAAATTGATTTAGCGATTCTTGATATTATGATGCCTGGTTTAGACGGATTGCAATTATTGAAAAAGATTCGTGAGGTTCATCATTTTCCGGTGTTGTTTTTATCTGCAAAAAGCGAACATTATGATAAAATCCTGGGACTTGAACTCGGTGCCGATGATTATATTTCTAAACCGTTTAATCCATTGGAAATTGTAGCTCGTGCAGGAGCTTTGTTGCGGAGGGTGCATCATTTTGACGCACAAATCATTGAAGAAAAGGCCGCTGAACAGATTGTATTGGGAGAATTGAGGCTGGATCAAAGCCAGTGTCTGCTCTATCGTTCAGGGGAACCTGTCGTCCTTACCTCTACCGAGTACAAAATTCTGGAATTAATGATGAAGCAACCGGGACGGGTCTTTACACGGAAAAAAATATATGAGGCTGTATGGGAAGATTTCTATGTGTACGAAGATAATAGTATCATGGTACATATCAGTAATATCCGTGAAAAGATCGAGCAAGATTCCAAAAAGCCGGTTTATTTAAAGACTATTAGAGGGCTGGGATACAAAATTGAAGCGCCTATGGAGCAATAG